The Enhydrobacter sp. sequence GTGCGATCAGGCGGGGCGCCGCATCCGGCAGCGCGAGATCGATCAGCCGCTGTTCCGACGTGTCGTGGTCGCCACCGGCGATGACGCAGAACCGGCCGCTGGCGCTTTCATGGATATGGGTGAACCAGCCCGGATCCTTCTCCTCGTAGACGAGGATGTCATCGGATTGCAGCGTGCCCAGCCGATGACGGAAGACCTGCAGGGGGCGGTGATTGTCGTCGACCCGCACATAGTAGAAGAACGTCGAATCGCGGCCCCAGACGACGTTGCCGCTGGCCTGCTCGATCGTGTCGGCCAAATCCTCGCCCGCCGTCCAGCGGCGGACGCGGATGGTGAAATACTCCGAGCCGCGCTGGTCGGCGCTCCAGGCTTCGAGCCGGTGGTCGGGCGAGTGGCGCGTGCCGCCGAACTTGAAGTAGTCGGATTCCCTGGCCAGCGCATCGCCGTCGAGGACGAGCTGGAAATCGCCGCCGTCGCGCGGCACCCGGCCGATCAGCGCATGCTGCCCGCCTTCGCGGTACTTCCAGAGATAGGCATAGGGTCCGTCGGGCGTGGGGACACCCGAATCGTCCTCCTTGATGCGGCCGCGCATCTCGGCGACCAGGGTCTTCTGCAGTTCTTCGGTGGGCGCGAGGACGGTCTCGGTGTAGCGGTTCTCGGCCTCCAGGTAGGATCGGATGTCGGGCGCCAGCCGCGACGGATCGCGCAGCACCTCCTGCCAGTTCTCGTCCTTCAGCCAGGCATAGTCGTCCGTGAGCGTGACGCCATGCAGCGTGCGCCGCGTCGGACGCCGCGGCGCGATGGGCGGCGCAACCAACGGGGCCTCAGTAGTTGCCGACAGCCTTGACGGCCGGCTTGGCCGGCGCCTCGGCCTTGCCCTCCAGCAAACCGCGCATCTCGGCGCCCTTGCTGTCCCACCAGTCGGCCAGGATGCGCACGTCCCAGCCGATGCAGAAGTGCTTCACGCCCATCTCGAGATACTTGTCCGCCTGGCCCGGATCGCGCAGCTCCACGCGCGGATGCAGGCCTTTCCTGAGCGCCGTCTCGATCGTCTTCTTCTCGGCCGCCAGCACCTCGGCGTCGCCGTACTGCGCCGGCTTGCCGATGCTCATGGAAAAGTCGGAGGCGCCGAACTGGACCATGTCGATGCCGGGCACCGACAGGATGGCGTCGAGATCGTCCACGCACGACTTCTTCTCGACCATGATGGCGATCACGACGTCGTTCAGGGCATCGACATAGGCGGGCTGCCCGCCCTGACGCACGACGCCGACATCGCGGCGCATGCCGACGCCCATCAGCCCGCGCCCGCGCGCGTCTCTGGCCATCGTCGTCTCGGCGCGCACGGCGTTCACCGCCGTCCGGGCATCCTCGACGGTTCGGATGTCGGCGAACAGCACACTCTGGAAGCCCGAGCCGATCGCGCGCATCGCCTGGTGCATGTACTGCGTCTGCTCGATCTTGATCATGCCGGCGAGCCCCGCCACCTCGAAGGCGCGGCCGAGATTGTCGAGGTCGTGCATGTCGAACGGCGCATACTCGGCCGTGAACTCGACATAGTCGTACTGCCCGGAATGGCCGATCAGCTCGACCAGCGTGGGCCAGCAGGAAAGGATGTGCGTGCCGACGGTCGGCTGTCCGGCAATGAGACGTTCGCGAAGCAGGTTGCGGCGCATGGCGATTCCCCGGTAAGTGCGGTGGATGTCAGTCTCGCATTTTGCGCCGGGGGAGGGCCAATGTTTCCGTCGAAGGACCAGCTCACGATCTGCTTTGCGCACGCGGCCTACCAGATGAAGAACCGGTTCGATGCACGCCAGACCGGCATCAGGAACTTCGAGGTCCGGGCCTACGACGAGCTGCAGAAGAGGATCGGCGAGGCCGACGTGGTCGTGGTTTCCGGCATGTGGAAGAACGACCTCATTGCCCATGCCCCGAAGCTGAAGTTCATCCAGTCGATCAGCTCGGGCATAGACCAGTATTCCAGGGAGCAGCTCGGCGCAAAGAAGGTTCGGCTGGCGAGCGCGGCCGGCGTCAATGCCCGGGCGGTGGCCGAGCATGCGATGGCGCTGCTTCTCGCCGTGGCGCGGCGGCTGCCCGAGGCACGCGACAATCAGCACAGGAAGACCTGGCGCGGCATGATCGGCGATCTTGCCGAGCGCGAGGACGAGCTCGGTGGCAAGACGCTGCTGGTGGTGGGCATGGGCCGCATCGGCAGCCATCTGGCGCGGCTCGCCAGGGCCTTCGACATGAAGGTGATCGGCATCCGCCGCGATCCGGCGCAGGGCGACAACGGCGCCGACTCCATCCATGCGATGGGCGATCTTGTGAAGCTGGTCCCCGAGGCCGATTTTGTGGCGCTCACCTGTGCATTGACGCCGGAGACCACCGGGCTCATGAGCGCGGCCGCGTTCGCCGCGATGAAGCCGTCGGCGGTGTTCGTCAACGTCGCGCGCGGCCGGGTGGCGGACGAGACCGCGTTGATCGAGACGATGAAGCGCGGGAAGATCTGGGCCGCGGCGCTCGATGTCACCGCCGACGAGCCGCTGCCGGCTTCGTCGCCACTCTGGGCCATGCCCAATGTCTTCATCACGCCGCACACCGCCGGCGAGACACGCCGCTACGAGGACAATGTGCTCGATATCCTGGTCGATAACCTGGAGCGGCTGTGGCGCGGCGAGACTGCCTTGCGCAATCAGGTTCTCTGACCGAAGCTTGGGAAGGAGGAGCCGAGATGGCCATTGCAGACCCCAATCGAACGATCCTGACGGGCGAGAATCCGTTCATTCGTCTCAGCGCACGTGACGGCGATCCCAATTCGACCGATGCGAGCTTCTGGCGCATCCTCTTCTGCCCGGCCGGGCCGGGCCACGTCCTCTACCTCAAGAGCGAGCTCACCGACGGCCGCTGGCGCATCTATTCCGACAATATCGCCATGGCCCGCTGGCTGCAGAAGACGGTACAGGGGATGCTCAATCCCGAGCTGAAGGACCTCGCGATTCCCGTGACCGATGCCTCCTTCATGAAATCGGGCGATCCCCGCTACTTCTGGACCGAGCACGTCTCGTCGGCGGAAGCCGAGATCTCGCTCACCTGGCACGATATCGGCGAGCCTCTGCTCATCCACACCCAGCCCAACGCGCCGCCCAATCCCAGGCCCTACGGCGTCTGCACGCTCTTGGTGCCCGCGCTTGCCGCCCGGCTGACGCTGAACGGCGCGCAAGCCAAGGGCCAACCCTGGCCGCGCGAGCGCGAGGGCCAGCCGTTCAGCACCTGCGCGCTCGCCTTCTCCGAAAGCTGGACCGAGCCGCGTTAGGCGGGGGCGAAGCCGCCGGCCTGGGCGAGGAGGGTGTAGCTCTTGCGGCGGACCGCTTCGTCGTAGGTCCAGGTGACGACCGCCATCTCGTCGACGCCGATCCGGTTCTTCAGCTCGACGATGCGCGCCATCACGTCGGGCCCGGTGCCGACAAAGGTCTCCTTGCGCAGCCGTTCCATCTTGGCCTGCTCATGCGGCGCGAGCGCCGCGGCGGC is a genomic window containing:
- a CDS encoding aldolase/citrate lyase family protein — encoded protein: MRRNLLRERLIAGQPTVGTHILSCWPTLVELIGHSGQYDYVEFTAEYAPFDMHDLDNLGRAFEVAGLAGMIKIEQTQYMHQAMRAIGSGFQSVLFADIRTVEDARTAVNAVRAETTMARDARGRGLMGVGMRRDVGVVRQGGQPAYVDALNDVVIAIMVEKKSCVDDLDAILSVPGIDMVQFGASDFSMSIGKPAQYGDAEVLAAEKKTIETALRKGLHPRVELRDPGQADKYLEMGVKHFCIGWDVRILADWWDSKGAEMRGLLEGKAEAPAKPAVKAVGNY
- a CDS encoding D-2-hydroxyacid dehydrogenase, which encodes MFPSKDQLTICFAHAAYQMKNRFDARQTGIRNFEVRAYDELQKRIGEADVVVVSGMWKNDLIAHAPKLKFIQSISSGIDQYSREQLGAKKVRLASAAGVNARAVAEHAMALLLAVARRLPEARDNQHRKTWRGMIGDLAEREDELGGKTLLVVGMGRIGSHLARLARAFDMKVIGIRRDPAQGDNGADSIHAMGDLVKLVPEADFVALTCALTPETTGLMSAAAFAAMKPSAVFVNVARGRVADETALIETMKRGKIWAAALDVTADEPLPASSPLWAMPNVFITPHTAGETRRYEDNVLDILVDNLERLWRGETALRNQVL